In Oscillatoria acuminata PCC 6304, a single window of DNA contains:
- a CDS encoding CHAT domain-containing tetratricopeptide repeat protein encodes MAKLVVIKLEGDFHRQGFGVTLEIGTEGDRPSIELPGKLPPAPDLAIRLQQWEAKYRNLDTLRGLKPKQIFYNGSIVQRVQECRDAAKILSDCFQDWIESKDFLPLDKTLREELNRTEIVRVLIRSNQFLVQKLPWHLWDFFERYPNTELALISPSAKRVDCLKVAQNAVKILAILGHKEGIDIEIDRQILENLPDAAVTFLVEPTPEELSDRLWEDSWDILFFAGHSETQGESGRIYINPQDSLSLEELKYGLTKAVARGLQIAIFNSCDGLGLAREFAELNIPQTVVMREPVPDSVAQRFLQYFLAAFSRGESFYLAMREARERLEGLEGEFPCASWLPVICQNPTMVPPSWADLRGKSREQERVSPLSPLPQIPEKKLHSRPSYSVRFVTGIILASLGIISWQKFAPTLATRLNNSGMDSYGIGDLSDYWKKLDLAWVFDPYNPTVYYNKAWSCEDVLDYDCARVHYQKAARLGSAAAYNQLGSISMKVDEDYHTALHFFTQGLQLATQDRDKFALYKNLGWTQLKLGREVEAGDSLEMALNLHQNYASPYCLLAQVRENLGQVPEAIALWEECQTLANLQKPEEYLWLGMAKQRLSEIRPPQN; translated from the coding sequence ATGGCTAAATTAGTGGTGATTAAGCTAGAGGGGGATTTCCATCGCCAGGGGTTTGGGGTGACATTAGAAATTGGGACAGAAGGCGATCGCCCTTCCATAGAGCTCCCGGGAAAATTACCCCCGGCACCGGATCTGGCGATTCGCTTGCAGCAGTGGGAAGCGAAATATCGGAATCTTGATACCCTGCGAGGACTCAAACCGAAACAAATTTTTTATAATGGCTCGATAGTTCAACGGGTCCAAGAATGCCGAGATGCCGCCAAAATTTTGAGCGACTGCTTCCAAGATTGGATTGAGTCCAAAGACTTTTTACCCCTGGATAAAACTCTGCGGGAAGAGTTAAATCGGACTGAAATCGTGCGAGTGTTGATTCGCAGTAATCAGTTTTTAGTACAAAAGCTGCCTTGGCATTTATGGGATTTTTTTGAACGCTATCCTAACACAGAACTGGCACTCATTTCTCCCAGTGCAAAACGAGTAGATTGTTTGAAAGTGGCTCAAAATGCGGTAAAAATTCTCGCAATTCTAGGACATAAAGAAGGGATTGATATTGAAATTGACCGCCAGATTTTGGAAAACTTACCCGATGCGGCAGTGACTTTTCTGGTGGAACCGACGCCGGAAGAACTGAGCGATCGCCTGTGGGAAGACTCCTGGGATATCCTCTTTTTTGCTGGACATAGTGAAACCCAAGGGGAGAGTGGCCGAATTTATATTAACCCTCAAGACAGTTTAAGCCTAGAAGAGTTAAAATATGGATTAACTAAAGCGGTGGCGCGAGGATTGCAAATTGCTATCTTTAACTCCTGTGATGGGTTAGGATTAGCGCGGGAATTTGCTGAATTAAATATCCCCCAAACCGTGGTAATGCGGGAACCTGTTCCTGACTCGGTAGCTCAACGCTTTTTACAGTATTTTCTAGCGGCTTTTTCCCGAGGGGAATCGTTCTATTTAGCGATGCGAGAAGCGCGGGAAAGATTGGAGGGGTTAGAAGGGGAATTTCCCTGTGCAAGTTGGTTGCCGGTGATTTGTCAAAATCCCACGATGGTGCCGCCAAGTTGGGCGGATTTACGGGGAAAATCCAGAGAACAGGAACGAGTATCTCCGTTGTCGCCACTGCCTCAAATTCCAGAGAAAAAATTGCATTCCAGGCCAAGTTATTCGGTCAGGTTTGTGACTGGAATTATCCTGGCGAGTCTGGGAATTATCAGTTGGCAAAAATTCGCCCCAACCCTAGCAACCCGGTTGAATAATAGTGGGATGGATAGTTATGGGATAGGAGATTTATCGGACTACTGGAAAAAGCTGGATTTAGCTTGGGTGTTCGACCCTTATAATCCTACAGTTTATTACAATAAAGCTTGGTCCTGTGAAGATGTACTGGATTATGACTGTGCACGAGTCCACTATCAAAAAGCTGCTAGATTAGGGTCTGCTGCCGCTTATAATCAACTCGGTTCTATCTCGATGAAGGTGGATGAAGATTATCACACCGCCCTGCATTTTTTCACCCAGGGATTACAATTGGCGACCCAGGATCGGGACAAATTTGCCCTGTACAAAAACCTGGGTTGGACTCAACTGAAATTAGGGCGAGAGGTGGAGGCGGGAGACTCTCTGGAAATGGCCCTAAATTTACACCAGAATTATGCATCTCCCTATTGTTTGTTGGCACAAGTGCGTGAGAATTTAGGGCAGGTCCCCGAGGCGATCGCCCTCTGGGAAGAGTGCCAAACCCTTGCAAACCTCCAGAAACCGGAGGAATATTTATGGTTAGGCATGGCAAAACAACGGTTATCAGAAATTCGCCCCCCCCAGAATTAA
- a CDS encoding DUF1822 family protein — MEMNIEQLTFTTSLIQKYHQMAQQFGQQHLTKAKSAQVYQNTLAVLSVNYYCQCLGIPTQLTASDSWNPILQSLLDIADLQLAKGGKIECLPVQVDADWVEVPPEVLTDRIGYIAVEINPSQTQARLLGFTETISSNPVPLSQLQGLESFIDRLHAIPSTQRIHLSQWLHHCWDAGWKRVEDLLEVPQLELALQFRTTQTAVKGGKLLDLNSTGDSVALLVGIKPTNPPEMDIWVEVYPIGEQTHLPRDLQVMVLDSSQVSVMQAQARSTKNIQLNFSGEPGDQFSIKLELGDVSVTEAFII, encoded by the coding sequence ATGGAAATGAACATCGAGCAACTCACTTTTACGACATCGTTGATCCAAAAATACCACCAAATGGCTCAACAGTTTGGTCAGCAGCACTTAACTAAGGCGAAATCCGCCCAGGTCTATCAGAATACCTTGGCAGTGCTATCAGTTAATTATTATTGTCAATGTTTAGGCATTCCCACCCAGTTAACCGCGAGTGATAGCTGGAATCCCATCTTGCAAAGTTTACTGGATATTGCGGATTTACAGTTGGCTAAGGGGGGAAAAATTGAATGCCTCCCGGTTCAGGTTGATGCTGATTGGGTGGAAGTTCCCCCAGAAGTTTTGACAGATAGAATCGGATATATTGCGGTGGAAATTAATCCATCCCAGACCCAAGCAAGATTACTGGGATTTACTGAAACAATTTCCAGCAATCCTGTTCCCTTATCCCAGCTTCAGGGCTTAGAATCGTTTATTGATCGCCTTCATGCTATACCCTCAACTCAACGGATTCATCTGTCTCAATGGTTGCATCACTGTTGGGATGCGGGATGGAAACGGGTGGAAGACTTGTTAGAGGTTCCTCAATTAGAATTAGCCTTACAGTTTAGAACGACTCAAACTGCGGTTAAAGGAGGAAAGTTACTCGATTTGAATTCAACGGGAGATTCCGTGGCTTTATTAGTGGGAATCAAACCCACGAATCCCCCAGAAATGGATATTTGGGTGGAAGTCTATCCCATTGGAGAACAAACCCATTTACCCCGGGATTTGCAGGTGATGGTTTTGGATAGTTCTCAAGTTTCTGTGATGCAGGCACAAGCGCGCAGTACGAAAAATATTCAACTTAATTTTAGTGGTGAACCGGGAGACCAGTTTAGTATTAAACTAGAGTTAGGGGATGTGAGCGTTACGGAAGCGTTTATCATCTAA
- a CDS encoding CAP domain-containing protein has protein sequence MSTFSPTEAPYLSSLEKGIIDEVNRARTNPSAYAAYLEQIRNSLTTIEGPSVITETIQFLRSQAPLAPVELSQGMTMAARDHVNDKGPQGLMGHQGTDGSTVSDRLNRYGTWQTGAAENISYGKKTARDIVLQLLIDDNVSSRGHRINIFNPQYRFIGIDSGPHGQWGTMSVMKLAGNYTDASSLPTLPAAVPDAQIAFNPSRGTPEIGTPSGVTDFTNLGEFFTLSDASDRINLAEWPDAMGKSVLALNGNDTVIGTTGNDEINGNRGNDDIQGGMGTDYIRGGKDFDVIWGEDGDDILNGNNNDDTVYGGAGDDIVRGGKDNDILFGEAGNDFLVGDFGQDSLIGGPGSDVFVLRSDSQDGLSNTSRFVTEVDIIADFNPNEGDRIGLNNGLSFSSLTFEELDINNGASQQAIALRIGATGDYLGLVLNISSSELQVPDNFVTADQRLMLG, from the coding sequence ATGTCCACTTTCTCTCCCACCGAAGCACCTTACCTCTCCTCTTTAGAAAAAGGCATCATTGATGAAGTCAACCGCGCGCGCACGAACCCGAGTGCCTATGCGGCCTATTTGGAACAAATCCGCAACTCTCTCACCACGATAGAAGGGCCGAGTGTGATCACTGAAACCATTCAATTCCTGCGATCGCAAGCGCCGTTAGCGCCGGTGGAATTGTCTCAAGGGATGACAATGGCAGCGCGGGATCATGTGAATGATAAAGGTCCTCAAGGGTTAATGGGACATCAAGGCACCGACGGGAGTACCGTCAGCGATCGCCTGAATCGTTATGGCACTTGGCAAACTGGTGCAGCAGAAAATATCAGTTATGGCAAAAAAACCGCTCGCGATATCGTCTTACAACTGCTGATTGATGACAATGTGAGCAGTCGTGGTCATCGCATTAATATTTTTAACCCCCAATATCGGTTTATTGGGATTGATAGCGGACCTCACGGCCAATGGGGAACTATGTCCGTGATGAAGTTAGCGGGCAATTATACAGATGCCAGTTCTCTGCCGACCCTCCCCGCAGCAGTCCCCGATGCTCAGATTGCCTTTAATCCCAGTCGGGGAACGCCAGAAATCGGCACTCCCTCCGGCGTAACCGATTTTACGAATCTCGGCGAGTTTTTTACCCTATCTGATGCCAGCGATCGCATTAATTTAGCAGAGTGGCCCGATGCAATGGGAAAATCTGTCTTGGCCTTAAATGGCAATGATACAGTCATCGGAACCACCGGCAATGATGAGATCAATGGCAACCGGGGAAATGATGATATCCAAGGGGGAATGGGGACCGATTACATCCGAGGAGGTAAGGATTTTGATGTGATTTGGGGTGAGGATGGCGATGATATTCTCAATGGAAATAATAATGACGATACGGTATATGGCGGTGCAGGGGATGACATTGTAAGAGGGGGAAAAGATAATGATATTCTCTTCGGTGAAGCGGGGAACGATTTCCTGGTGGGGGATTTTGGACAAGATAGTTTAATTGGCGGTCCGGGAAGTGATGTTTTTGTGCTGCGGTCCGACAGTCAGGATGGACTCAGCAATACATCCCGGTTTGTGACGGAAGTGGATATTATTGCAGATTTTAATCCCAATGAAGGCGATCGCATTGGCTTAAATAATGGCTTATCCTTTTCTAGTTTAACCTTTGAAGAACTGGATATCAACAATGGAGCATCCCAACAAGCGATCGCCCTCCGCATCGGGGCCACCGGAGACTATTTAGGACTGGTACTCAATATTAGTTCCAGCGAACTCCAGGTTCCGGATAACTTTGTCACCGCTGATCAACGGTTAATGTTGGGGTAA